Proteins encoded together in one Drosophila albomicans strain 15112-1751.03 chromosome 2R, ASM965048v2, whole genome shotgun sequence window:
- the LOC117574036 gene encoding serine/threonine-protein phosphatase 4 regulatory subunit 3 isoform X1, which produces MTTDTRRRVKLYALNAERQWDDRGTGHVSSTYVERLKGTSLLVRAESDGSLLLESKIQPDTAYQKQQDTLIVWSEGDNFDLALSFQEKAGCDEIWEKICQVQGKDPSVEITQDIVEESEDERFEDMSDTAPPIELPPCELSRLEDISETIQSCLSTPLRKEKLSMALESENYIKKLLHQFHNCEDLDNTEGLHHLFEIFKNIFLLNKNALFEIMFADDNIFDVVGCLEYDPSVAQPKKHRQYLKQWAKFREAVPIKNQDLLAKIHQTFRVQYIQDIILPTPSVFVEDNMLNTLSSFIFFNKVEIVTLIQEDERFLLDVFTLLTDPGTSDVKRRDIVLFLKEFCNFAQNLQPQGKDSFYKTLTCMGILQALELTLVMNDNKTKSASIDILTAIVEFSPLVVRNYTLNQISRPDGDRMLLNIAIEQMLNDSEPELGIAVQLMGIIKILLEPENMLTEKGDFLNFFYKYSVQTLVAPLMLNTTGDRPQNEDYQTAQLLGIVLDILSFCVEHHSYHIKNFLLQKDLLKRILVLMKSTHTFLVLGALRLLRKIIALKDEFYNRHIVKCNLFAPVVDAFIRNNGRYNLLESAILELFEFIKIEDIRTLCVYFVENFSKIFDEIEYVQTFKYLKNRYDQYQDRLKDRDKMENRTDGSLPIIRSGGGRFRRDQRQMEEEEEMWFNEEDDFSEEIDSYNNVMKSVSEKNGPQQTTQNQSQQQQKSSPPHSTSPHSGGGGLLGNLNPSATATATSVSAAAAAAVAAVSSVSAPAASGSSSPEAATSSSADEQAQAAVQLAAAANIALQQQHSFQQQQHTLSLNSTLVAAAAAAAVASTSNAAAAAQLESQQQQQQQQPEIAELQQQLSAVVPQSSESVLSATNSALSSSSSSSSSSSSSSSSSSSSASSTSSLEASTSSPAAAAAALCDSATVAAVAASQFLTTIATAMAASVTAAASSTSSLASAVVANNGDSDSEQQQTQLPATDASDAQLKLDAEKAALNTDLPAGSDADKLTKKGLVDYESDSGEDDYEEDEDSDGPQAQKRARIA; this is translated from the exons ATGACGACTGACACCCGCCGACGTGTTAAGCTCTATGCACTGAATGCAGAACGGCAATGGGACGATCGTGGCACCGGTCACGTCTCCTCCACGTATGTGGAGCGTCTCAAGGGCACATCGTTGTTGGTGCGCGCCGAATCGGATGGCTCCCTGCTGTTGGAGAGTAAAATTCAGCCAGACACCGCCTATCAGAAGCAGCAGGATACGCTAATTGTGTGGTCCGAGGGCGATAACTTTGATCTTGCACTGAGTTTTCAGGAGAAAGCCGGTTGTGACGAGATATGGGAGAAGATATGTCAG GTGCAAGGCAAAGATCCATCGGTGGAAATCACACAGGATATTGTCGAAGAATCGGAGGATGAGCGGTTTGAGGATATGTCAGATACAGCACCGCCCATTGAGCTGCCACCTTGCGAACTGTCGCGATTAGAGGACATCTCCGAGACCATACAGAGCTGCCTGTCAACGCCGCTGCGCAAGGAGAAGCTATCGATGGCCCTGGAATCGGAGAACTACATTAAGAAGCTGCTGCATCAGTTTCACAATTGTGAGGATCTCGATAACACAGAGGGATTGCATCATCTATTTGAAATCTTCAAGAATATCTTCTTGCTGAATAAGAACGCCCTGTTTGAGATTATGTTTGCCGACGACAACATCTTCGATGTGGTTGGCTGTTTGGAATACGATCCTAGTGTGGCACAGCCCAAGAAGCATCGACAGTATCTGAAGCAATGGGCCAAATTTCGTGAAGCGGTGCCCATTAAGAATCAGGATCTGTTGGCCAAAATCCATCAAACATTTCGGGTGCAGTACATTCAGGATATCATACTGCCAACGCCGTCGGTGTTTGTCGAGGATAATATGCTGAACACGCTGTCGAGTTTCATATTCTTCAACAAAGTTGAGATTGTCACACTCATCCAGGAGGACGAACGTTTTCTGCTAGATGTCTTCACCCTGCTCACAGATCCCGGCACCAGCGATGTGAAGCGACGCGACATTGTCTTGTTCTTGAAGGAGTTTTGCAACTTTGCGCAAAATCTTCAGCCGCAAGGCAAGGATTCCTTCTACAAGACGCTCACCTGCATGGGCATACTGCAGGCTCTGGAGTTGACGCTGGTGATGAAcgacaacaaaaccaaatcgGCATCGATTGACATCCTTACGGCCATTGTGGAATTCTCTCCGCTTGTTGTGCGCAATTATACGTTGAATCAAATCAGTCGACCCGACGGC GATCGAATGCTGCTGAATATTGCCATTGAACAAATGTTGAACGACTCGGAACCGGAGCTCGGAATTGCCGTGCAGCTGATGGGCATCATTAAGATTCTGCTGGAGCCCGAAAATATGCTGACTGAGAAGGGCGACTTTCTGAACTTCTTCTACAAATACAGCGTACAAACGCTAGTTG CTCCTCTTATGCTCAACACGACTGGCGATCGTCCTCAGAACGAGGATTATCAGACGGCACAGCTGCTGGGCATTGTGTTGGACATTTTGTCCTTCTGCGTGGAACACCATAGCTATCATATTAAGAATTTCTTGTTGCAAAAAGATCTCCTCAAACGAATTCTGGTGCTGATGAAGAGCACACACACGTTCCTTGTACTTGGCGCTCTGCGACTTTTGCGCAAGATAATTGCACTCAAAGACGAGTTCTACAACAG GCACATTGTCAAGTGTAATTTGTTTGCGCCTGTTGTGGATGCCTTTATACGCAACAATGGCCGCTATAATCTATTGGAGTCGGCCATTCTGGAGTTATTCGAGTTTATTAAGATTGAGGATATACGCACATTGTGCGTATATTTTGTGGAGAACTTTAGCAAGATATTTGATGAAATCGAATATGTGCAAACGTTTAAATACCTAAAGAATCGCTACGATCAATATCAGGATCGGCTCAAGGATCGCGATAAGATGGAGAATCGCACTGATGG TAGTCTGCCCATAATACGCAGTGGAGGCGGCCGCTTTCGACGCGATCAGCGTCaaatggaggaggaggaggagatgTGGTTCAATGAGGAAGATGATTTCTCCGAGGAAATTGATAGCTACAACAATGTCATGAAAT CAGTTAGCGAAAAGAATGGCCCgcagcaaacaacacaaaatcaatcgcagcagcagcagaaatcTTCGCCGCCGCACAGCACGTCACCGCATAGCGGCGGTGGCGGTCTTCTGGGCAATCTGAATCCCTCAGCGACTGCCACGGCCACATCGGTatcagcagcggcagcagcagcagtagcagcggTATCATCAGTATCAGCGCCGGCGGCAAGTGGCAGCAGTAGCCCCGAGGCAGCGACGAGCAGCAGCGCCGATGAGCAGGCTCAGGCCGCAGTGCAGCTAGCTGCCGCTGCCAATATTGccctgcagcaacagcactcattccagcaacaacaacacacgtTGTCCCTGAACAGCACACTTgtggcagcggctgctgctgctgccgtggCATCCACATCGAATGCGGCCGCTGCGGCGCAACTGgaaagccaacagcagcaacaacaacagcagccagagaTTGCTGAGTTACAGCAGCAATTGAGCGCTGTTGTGCCACAGTCATCAGAGTCTGTGCTGTCTGCCACAAATAGTGCGTtgtcctcgtcgtcgtcatcatcatcgtcatcatcttcgtcgtcgtcgtcgtcatcatcatcagcgtcATCCACGTCGTCATTAGAAGCGTCCACATCGTCACCagccgcagcggcagcagctctGTGCGATTCAGCGACGGTTGCTGCGGTGGCAGCATCTCAATTTCTAACAACGATTGCAACGGCCATGGCCGCGTCAGTTACGGCGGCAGCCAGCAGCACAAGCAGCCTTGCGTCCGCTGTTGTGGCCAACAACggtgacagcgacagcgagcagcagcagacacagCTACCCGCCACAGATGCAAGCGATGCGCAACTTAAGTTAGACGCCGAAAAGGCAGCGTTAAATACGGATTTGCCAGCGGGCAGCGATGCGGACAAGTTGACCAAAAAG GGACTGGTGGACTATGAGAGCGATTCGGGTGAAGACGATTATGAGGAGGACGAGGACTCTGATGGCCCCCAAGCACAAAAGCGCGCGCGTATTGCATAG
- the LOC117574036 gene encoding serine/threonine-protein phosphatase 4 regulatory subunit 3 isoform X3 translates to MTTDTRRRVKLYALNAERQWDDRGTGHVSSTYVERLKGTSLLVRAESDGSLLLESKIQPDTAYQKQQDTLIVWSEGDNFDLALSFQEKAGCDEIWEKICQVQGKDPSVEITQDIVEESEDERFEDMSDTAPPIELPPCELSRLEDISETIQSCLSTPLRKEKLSMALESENYIKKLLHQFHNCEDLDNTEGLHHLFEIFKNIFLLNKNALFEIMFADDNIFDVVGCLEYDPSVAQPKKHRQYLKQWAKFREAVPIKNQDLLAKIHQTFRVQYIQDIILPTPSVFVEDNMLNTLSSFIFFNKVEIVTLIQEDERFLLDVFTLLTDPGTSDVKRRDIVLFLKEFCNFAQNLQPQGKDSFYKTLTCMGILQALELTLVMNDNKTKSASIDILTAIVEFSPLVVRNYTLNQISRPDGDRMLLNIAIEQMLNDSEPELGIAVQLMGIIKILLEPENMLTEKGDFLNFFYKYSVQTLVAPLMLNTTGDRPQNEDYQTAQLLGIVLDILSFCVEHHSYHIKNFLLQKDLLKRILVLMKSTHTFLVLGALRLLRKIIALKDEFYNRHIVKCNLFAPVVDAFIRNNGRYNLLESAILELFEFIKIEDIRTLCVYFVENFSKIFDEIEYVQTFKYLKNRYDQYQDRLKDRDKMENRTDGLPIIRSGGGRFRRDQRQMEEEEEMWFNEEDDFSEEIDSYNNVMKSVSEKNGPQQTTQNQSQQQQKSSPPHSTSPHSGGGGLLGNLNPSATATATSVSAAAAAAVAAVSSVSAPAASGSSSPEAATSSSADEQAQAAVQLAAAANIALQQQHSFQQQQHTLSLNSTLVAAAAAAAVASTSNAAAAAQLESQQQQQQQQPEIAELQQQLSAVVPQSSESVLSATNSALSSSSSSSSSSSSSSSSSSSSASSTSSLEASTSSPAAAAAALCDSATVAAVAASQFLTTIATAMAASVTAAASSTSSLASAVVANNGDSDSEQQQTQLPATDASDAQLKLDAEKAALNTDLPAGSDADKLTKKGLVDYESDSGEDDYEEDEDSDGPQAQKRARIA, encoded by the exons ATGACGACTGACACCCGCCGACGTGTTAAGCTCTATGCACTGAATGCAGAACGGCAATGGGACGATCGTGGCACCGGTCACGTCTCCTCCACGTATGTGGAGCGTCTCAAGGGCACATCGTTGTTGGTGCGCGCCGAATCGGATGGCTCCCTGCTGTTGGAGAGTAAAATTCAGCCAGACACCGCCTATCAGAAGCAGCAGGATACGCTAATTGTGTGGTCCGAGGGCGATAACTTTGATCTTGCACTGAGTTTTCAGGAGAAAGCCGGTTGTGACGAGATATGGGAGAAGATATGTCAG GTGCAAGGCAAAGATCCATCGGTGGAAATCACACAGGATATTGTCGAAGAATCGGAGGATGAGCGGTTTGAGGATATGTCAGATACAGCACCGCCCATTGAGCTGCCACCTTGCGAACTGTCGCGATTAGAGGACATCTCCGAGACCATACAGAGCTGCCTGTCAACGCCGCTGCGCAAGGAGAAGCTATCGATGGCCCTGGAATCGGAGAACTACATTAAGAAGCTGCTGCATCAGTTTCACAATTGTGAGGATCTCGATAACACAGAGGGATTGCATCATCTATTTGAAATCTTCAAGAATATCTTCTTGCTGAATAAGAACGCCCTGTTTGAGATTATGTTTGCCGACGACAACATCTTCGATGTGGTTGGCTGTTTGGAATACGATCCTAGTGTGGCACAGCCCAAGAAGCATCGACAGTATCTGAAGCAATGGGCCAAATTTCGTGAAGCGGTGCCCATTAAGAATCAGGATCTGTTGGCCAAAATCCATCAAACATTTCGGGTGCAGTACATTCAGGATATCATACTGCCAACGCCGTCGGTGTTTGTCGAGGATAATATGCTGAACACGCTGTCGAGTTTCATATTCTTCAACAAAGTTGAGATTGTCACACTCATCCAGGAGGACGAACGTTTTCTGCTAGATGTCTTCACCCTGCTCACAGATCCCGGCACCAGCGATGTGAAGCGACGCGACATTGTCTTGTTCTTGAAGGAGTTTTGCAACTTTGCGCAAAATCTTCAGCCGCAAGGCAAGGATTCCTTCTACAAGACGCTCACCTGCATGGGCATACTGCAGGCTCTGGAGTTGACGCTGGTGATGAAcgacaacaaaaccaaatcgGCATCGATTGACATCCTTACGGCCATTGTGGAATTCTCTCCGCTTGTTGTGCGCAATTATACGTTGAATCAAATCAGTCGACCCGACGGC GATCGAATGCTGCTGAATATTGCCATTGAACAAATGTTGAACGACTCGGAACCGGAGCTCGGAATTGCCGTGCAGCTGATGGGCATCATTAAGATTCTGCTGGAGCCCGAAAATATGCTGACTGAGAAGGGCGACTTTCTGAACTTCTTCTACAAATACAGCGTACAAACGCTAGTTG CTCCTCTTATGCTCAACACGACTGGCGATCGTCCTCAGAACGAGGATTATCAGACGGCACAGCTGCTGGGCATTGTGTTGGACATTTTGTCCTTCTGCGTGGAACACCATAGCTATCATATTAAGAATTTCTTGTTGCAAAAAGATCTCCTCAAACGAATTCTGGTGCTGATGAAGAGCACACACACGTTCCTTGTACTTGGCGCTCTGCGACTTTTGCGCAAGATAATTGCACTCAAAGACGAGTTCTACAACAG GCACATTGTCAAGTGTAATTTGTTTGCGCCTGTTGTGGATGCCTTTATACGCAACAATGGCCGCTATAATCTATTGGAGTCGGCCATTCTGGAGTTATTCGAGTTTATTAAGATTGAGGATATACGCACATTGTGCGTATATTTTGTGGAGAACTTTAGCAAGATATTTGATGAAATCGAATATGTGCAAACGTTTAAATACCTAAAGAATCGCTACGATCAATATCAGGATCGGCTCAAGGATCGCGATAAGATGGAGAATCGCACTGATGG TCTGCCCATAATACGCAGTGGAGGCGGCCGCTTTCGACGCGATCAGCGTCaaatggaggaggaggaggagatgTGGTTCAATGAGGAAGATGATTTCTCCGAGGAAATTGATAGCTACAACAATGTCATGAAAT CAGTTAGCGAAAAGAATGGCCCgcagcaaacaacacaaaatcaatcgcagcagcagcagaaatcTTCGCCGCCGCACAGCACGTCACCGCATAGCGGCGGTGGCGGTCTTCTGGGCAATCTGAATCCCTCAGCGACTGCCACGGCCACATCGGTatcagcagcggcagcagcagcagtagcagcggTATCATCAGTATCAGCGCCGGCGGCAAGTGGCAGCAGTAGCCCCGAGGCAGCGACGAGCAGCAGCGCCGATGAGCAGGCTCAGGCCGCAGTGCAGCTAGCTGCCGCTGCCAATATTGccctgcagcaacagcactcattccagcaacaacaacacacgtTGTCCCTGAACAGCACACTTgtggcagcggctgctgctgctgccgtggCATCCACATCGAATGCGGCCGCTGCGGCGCAACTGgaaagccaacagcagcaacaacaacagcagccagagaTTGCTGAGTTACAGCAGCAATTGAGCGCTGTTGTGCCACAGTCATCAGAGTCTGTGCTGTCTGCCACAAATAGTGCGTtgtcctcgtcgtcgtcatcatcatcgtcatcatcttcgtcgtcgtcgtcgtcatcatcatcagcgtcATCCACGTCGTCATTAGAAGCGTCCACATCGTCACCagccgcagcggcagcagctctGTGCGATTCAGCGACGGTTGCTGCGGTGGCAGCATCTCAATTTCTAACAACGATTGCAACGGCCATGGCCGCGTCAGTTACGGCGGCAGCCAGCAGCACAAGCAGCCTTGCGTCCGCTGTTGTGGCCAACAACggtgacagcgacagcgagcagcagcagacacagCTACCCGCCACAGATGCAAGCGATGCGCAACTTAAGTTAGACGCCGAAAAGGCAGCGTTAAATACGGATTTGCCAGCGGGCAGCGATGCGGACAAGTTGACCAAAAAG GGACTGGTGGACTATGAGAGCGATTCGGGTGAAGACGATTATGAGGAGGACGAGGACTCTGATGGCCCCCAAGCACAAAAGCGCGCGCGTATTGCATAG
- the LOC117574036 gene encoding serine/threonine-protein phosphatase 4 regulatory subunit 3 isoform X2 gives MTTDTRRRVKLYALNAERQWDDRGTGHVSSTYVERLKGTSLLVRAESDGSLLLESKIQPDTAYQKQQDTLIVWSEGDNFDLALSFQEKAGCDEIWEKICQVQGKDPSVEITQDIVEESEDERFEDMSDTAPPIELPPCELSRLEDISETIQSCLSTPLRKEKLSMALESENYIKKLLHQFHNCEDLDNTEGLHHLFEIFKNIFLLNKNALFEIMFADDNIFDVVGCLEYDPSVAQPKKHRQYLKQWAKFREAVPIKNQDLLAKIHQTFRVQYIQDIILPTPSVFVEDNMLNTLSSFIFFNKVEIVTLIQEDERFLLDVFTLLTDPGTSDVKRRDIVLFLKEFCNFAQNLQPQGKDSFYKTLTCMGILQALELTLVMNDNKTKSASIDILTAIVEFSPLVVRNYTLNQISRPDGDRMLLNIAIEQMLNDSEPELGIAVQLMGIIKILLEPENMLTEKGDFLNFFYKYSVQTLVAPLMLNTTGDRPQNEDYQTAQLLGIVLDILSFCVEHHSYHIKNFLLQKDLLKRILVLMKSTHTFLVLGALRLLRKIIALKDEFYNRHIVKCNLFAPVVDAFIRNNGRYNLLESAILELFEFIKIEDIRTLCVYFVENFSKIFDEIEYVQTFKYLKNRYDQYQDRLKDRDKMENRTDGSLPIIRSGGGRFRRDQRQMEEEEEMWFNEEDDFSEEIDSYNNVMKFSEKNGPQQTTQNQSQQQQKSSPPHSTSPHSGGGGLLGNLNPSATATATSVSAAAAAAVAAVSSVSAPAASGSSSPEAATSSSADEQAQAAVQLAAAANIALQQQHSFQQQQHTLSLNSTLVAAAAAAAVASTSNAAAAAQLESQQQQQQQQPEIAELQQQLSAVVPQSSESVLSATNSALSSSSSSSSSSSSSSSSSSSSASSTSSLEASTSSPAAAAAALCDSATVAAVAASQFLTTIATAMAASVTAAASSTSSLASAVVANNGDSDSEQQQTQLPATDASDAQLKLDAEKAALNTDLPAGSDADKLTKKGLVDYESDSGEDDYEEDEDSDGPQAQKRARIA, from the exons ATGACGACTGACACCCGCCGACGTGTTAAGCTCTATGCACTGAATGCAGAACGGCAATGGGACGATCGTGGCACCGGTCACGTCTCCTCCACGTATGTGGAGCGTCTCAAGGGCACATCGTTGTTGGTGCGCGCCGAATCGGATGGCTCCCTGCTGTTGGAGAGTAAAATTCAGCCAGACACCGCCTATCAGAAGCAGCAGGATACGCTAATTGTGTGGTCCGAGGGCGATAACTTTGATCTTGCACTGAGTTTTCAGGAGAAAGCCGGTTGTGACGAGATATGGGAGAAGATATGTCAG GTGCAAGGCAAAGATCCATCGGTGGAAATCACACAGGATATTGTCGAAGAATCGGAGGATGAGCGGTTTGAGGATATGTCAGATACAGCACCGCCCATTGAGCTGCCACCTTGCGAACTGTCGCGATTAGAGGACATCTCCGAGACCATACAGAGCTGCCTGTCAACGCCGCTGCGCAAGGAGAAGCTATCGATGGCCCTGGAATCGGAGAACTACATTAAGAAGCTGCTGCATCAGTTTCACAATTGTGAGGATCTCGATAACACAGAGGGATTGCATCATCTATTTGAAATCTTCAAGAATATCTTCTTGCTGAATAAGAACGCCCTGTTTGAGATTATGTTTGCCGACGACAACATCTTCGATGTGGTTGGCTGTTTGGAATACGATCCTAGTGTGGCACAGCCCAAGAAGCATCGACAGTATCTGAAGCAATGGGCCAAATTTCGTGAAGCGGTGCCCATTAAGAATCAGGATCTGTTGGCCAAAATCCATCAAACATTTCGGGTGCAGTACATTCAGGATATCATACTGCCAACGCCGTCGGTGTTTGTCGAGGATAATATGCTGAACACGCTGTCGAGTTTCATATTCTTCAACAAAGTTGAGATTGTCACACTCATCCAGGAGGACGAACGTTTTCTGCTAGATGTCTTCACCCTGCTCACAGATCCCGGCACCAGCGATGTGAAGCGACGCGACATTGTCTTGTTCTTGAAGGAGTTTTGCAACTTTGCGCAAAATCTTCAGCCGCAAGGCAAGGATTCCTTCTACAAGACGCTCACCTGCATGGGCATACTGCAGGCTCTGGAGTTGACGCTGGTGATGAAcgacaacaaaaccaaatcgGCATCGATTGACATCCTTACGGCCATTGTGGAATTCTCTCCGCTTGTTGTGCGCAATTATACGTTGAATCAAATCAGTCGACCCGACGGC GATCGAATGCTGCTGAATATTGCCATTGAACAAATGTTGAACGACTCGGAACCGGAGCTCGGAATTGCCGTGCAGCTGATGGGCATCATTAAGATTCTGCTGGAGCCCGAAAATATGCTGACTGAGAAGGGCGACTTTCTGAACTTCTTCTACAAATACAGCGTACAAACGCTAGTTG CTCCTCTTATGCTCAACACGACTGGCGATCGTCCTCAGAACGAGGATTATCAGACGGCACAGCTGCTGGGCATTGTGTTGGACATTTTGTCCTTCTGCGTGGAACACCATAGCTATCATATTAAGAATTTCTTGTTGCAAAAAGATCTCCTCAAACGAATTCTGGTGCTGATGAAGAGCACACACACGTTCCTTGTACTTGGCGCTCTGCGACTTTTGCGCAAGATAATTGCACTCAAAGACGAGTTCTACAACAG GCACATTGTCAAGTGTAATTTGTTTGCGCCTGTTGTGGATGCCTTTATACGCAACAATGGCCGCTATAATCTATTGGAGTCGGCCATTCTGGAGTTATTCGAGTTTATTAAGATTGAGGATATACGCACATTGTGCGTATATTTTGTGGAGAACTTTAGCAAGATATTTGATGAAATCGAATATGTGCAAACGTTTAAATACCTAAAGAATCGCTACGATCAATATCAGGATCGGCTCAAGGATCGCGATAAGATGGAGAATCGCACTGATGG TAGTCTGCCCATAATACGCAGTGGAGGCGGCCGCTTTCGACGCGATCAGCGTCaaatggaggaggaggaggagatgTGGTTCAATGAGGAAGATGATTTCTCCGAGGAAATTGATAGCTACAACAATGTCATGAAAT TTAGCGAAAAGAATGGCCCgcagcaaacaacacaaaatcaatcgcagcagcagcagaaatcTTCGCCGCCGCACAGCACGTCACCGCATAGCGGCGGTGGCGGTCTTCTGGGCAATCTGAATCCCTCAGCGACTGCCACGGCCACATCGGTatcagcagcggcagcagcagcagtagcagcggTATCATCAGTATCAGCGCCGGCGGCAAGTGGCAGCAGTAGCCCCGAGGCAGCGACGAGCAGCAGCGCCGATGAGCAGGCTCAGGCCGCAGTGCAGCTAGCTGCCGCTGCCAATATTGccctgcagcaacagcactcattccagcaacaacaacacacgtTGTCCCTGAACAGCACACTTgtggcagcggctgctgctgctgccgtggCATCCACATCGAATGCGGCCGCTGCGGCGCAACTGgaaagccaacagcagcaacaacaacagcagccagagaTTGCTGAGTTACAGCAGCAATTGAGCGCTGTTGTGCCACAGTCATCAGAGTCTGTGCTGTCTGCCACAAATAGTGCGTtgtcctcgtcgtcgtcatcatcatcgtcatcatcttcgtcgtcgtcgtcgtcatcatcatcagcgtcATCCACGTCGTCATTAGAAGCGTCCACATCGTCACCagccgcagcggcagcagctctGTGCGATTCAGCGACGGTTGCTGCGGTGGCAGCATCTCAATTTCTAACAACGATTGCAACGGCCATGGCCGCGTCAGTTACGGCGGCAGCCAGCAGCACAAGCAGCCTTGCGTCCGCTGTTGTGGCCAACAACggtgacagcgacagcgagcagcagcagacacagCTACCCGCCACAGATGCAAGCGATGCGCAACTTAAGTTAGACGCCGAAAAGGCAGCGTTAAATACGGATTTGCCAGCGGGCAGCGATGCGGACAAGTTGACCAAAAAG GGACTGGTGGACTATGAGAGCGATTCGGGTGAAGACGATTATGAGGAGGACGAGGACTCTGATGGCCCCCAAGCACAAAAGCGCGCGCGTATTGCATAG